ATCTCCTTCTGTTCGAGGGTACTGAGCAGCTGACTGGCCTTTTCCCCATCGCTCAGCTCCGGGTATTTGAAAATATTAGTGGCTCCGCTGGTATATATCTGCAGGTCCTCGTCATCCGCCCGAATGGCTGCCGCCACCGCATTGAGCACCAGGTCTACCACATGGCTGTGCGGCCCGGCCTGTTCCTTTAAACGGCTGATGACATCCAGATTGATTTCCGCAATGGTCAGCCCGTTGAGCGCGCTGTTCAGCAGGATATTCAGATTGAGCAGTTCCTCCCGGGTGATTTCATCCGGCACATCCATCATGGTATTCTTGATCAGATTCCCTTCTACCACAATGACTACCAAAAGCTTTCTCTCATCCATCTGGGACAGCTGGATGAATTTCAGCTTGTTGTGATGATACTGGGGACCGCTGATCATGGCTGCATAATTGGTGTTGTTCGCCAGAAGCTGTGCCAGCTTTTTCAGTACCAGCTCTACCCGGTCCACCCGCTGGATCATCAGCTCCTTGACCTCAGTCACTTCCTGCTCTTTCTCCTGCATGATCTGATCTACATAGAACCGGTATCCCTGATCAGATGGGATCCGTCCAGCAGAGGTATGAGGCTGTAGGATGTAGCCCAGCTCCTCCAGATCAGACATCTCATTGCGGATGGTCGCGGAACTCAGCTTTAAGTCCGTATACTTGGATATGGTCCTGGACCCAACCGGTTCACCTGTCTCCAGGTATGTCTTGATGATGGCTTTTAATATTGTAACTTTTCTATCATCCAGTTCCATTCGGCGACCTCCGTTTCTGGTTTTGTTAGCACTCGTTGTTGAGGAGTGCTAACATTCTGTGATTAATATACTTTACTGCATCCGTTTTGTCAAGACTTTTTAAAAAAAACTTTTCTTTTTCTATATTAAGAGACACATATTACGTTCCTTTCTTGACATTTAACATTTTTGTAATATAATGGAAATTGGTACCCCCTAAAAAATGATTGAGAGGTAACATATGAACAAAAGAGATTTCCATAACACGTTTCGATTATTTCTGACTTTAATATGCATTTTATCCCTTAGCCTGCCTGTATGGGCAGCCGAAAGCGGCCCGGGTTCAGACATCGGCGTTACCATCGTAACAACTGGAAAGTCCGCTGATGAGGATGCTGACGCACAGTCACAGGTCATCACCTGCGGCACCGGCGAAGCCTCTGACGTGGGCGCTGTTTCCAGGCAGCCTGAGGCCGCACCGAAGGAATCCGGTTCAAAAGGAGCTTCGCTGGGGATGTTTACGACTACCGGCTACTGCAATTGTTCTGAGTGCTCCGGCGGCCACAGCCTTACTTACTCCGGAACCGTACCGAAAGCCAATCACACTGTCTCCGCAGATCTGTCAGTCTTTCCGATCGGGACCCGGCTGATGATCGGTGACGTCATCTACACGGTGGAGGATATGGGCTCCAGCGTAAAGGGCAATTGGCTCGACATCTATTACGACAATCATGATGCTGCCGTAGCTCACGGGATGAAGACTCAGGAAGTTTTCTCAGTTGAGCCGTAGCGCTATCT
This portion of the Clostridium sp. AN503 genome encodes:
- the hrcA gene encoding heat-inducible transcriptional repressor HrcA, with the translated sequence MELDDRKVTILKAIIKTYLETGEPVGSRTISKYTDLKLSSATIRNEMSDLEELGYILQPHTSAGRIPSDQGYRFYVDQIMQEKEQEVTEVKELMIQRVDRVELVLKKLAQLLANNTNYAAMISGPQYHHNKLKFIQLSQMDERKLLVVIVVEGNLIKNTMMDVPDEITREELLNLNILLNSALNGLTIAEINLDVISRLKEQAGPHSHVVDLVLNAVAAAIRADDEDLQIYTSGATNIFKYPELSDGEKASQLLSTLEQKEMLQELIDDVNASEENTGIQVYIGDETPLQTMKDCSVVTANYELGEGIRGTIGIIGPKRMDYEKVLSTLKNLMKQLDATFKNEER
- a CDS encoding 3D domain-containing protein, coding for MNKRDFHNTFRLFLTLICILSLSLPVWAAESGPGSDIGVTIVTTGKSADEDADAQSQVITCGTGEASDVGAVSRQPEAAPKESGSKGASLGMFTTTGYCNCSECSGGHSLTYSGTVPKANHTVSADLSVFPIGTRLMIGDVIYTVEDMGSSVKGNWLDIYYDNHDAAVAHGMKTQEVFSVEP